A window from Neodiprion fabricii isolate iyNeoFabr1 chromosome 2, iyNeoFabr1.1, whole genome shotgun sequence encodes these proteins:
- the LOC124174926 gene encoding eukaryotic translation initiation factor 4E transporter-like isoform X4, whose protein sequence is MKVENNEISAGSTYRYRRPRRRPLVGPTGSCILDSLVIQNQGVRWSRRNRASNPVKRVTFRDEAIISMSVAGEVTDTSIVEVGRSRPQFQYTREELMEMKTQPLSKRRPDCLDSAYNNSRGVWDPERWHLDRKRSETPPDDDRNGRGDQVIENHSKRRSGDFRERIRKESDGIVLSPQRRNFNSGCFVNVSQLPTRRPESPISKPEQVGHREQVRRIGSGRILTRDVWDFRPDTEKLEPDRPEFSFRSGATGGAPLRDRDVRDARDVGRDREGLRDRDRDRDNIRERDERFERRSFTRDFGDRDRDRERDRMDRSDRHDRSHQMDRDKDRGRDRRFGNDRRRTYSDNREIDEPEWFSSGPTSQHDTIELRGFEDIPEDRALNNNNMKGKKQSPAQKKRSKKNSLDKDEKQIDNTSGPKGRSTPTLTDQPANLAPAPHSPISEQNDLLSSPDSKEKPDAGQNSIATSKSANDSGDANMAQTNNHPDFNLDDFLKSDTFPGVHGLLTNGVGSSSGTGSRFSQWFKRESPVQQIDSRRASIQDELLNNLLNDITEPNIQIPSVTESNTHFAPISPANTTNNTTSTTGVKLLEMLQRGNKPNQNGQGDAANTVVPLMKNSSLKDMEVGGKVVHSLEELEARMRGNTAPLSTVVEPPRVTKSDEDLSAFKKLLAQVTGGQAVPAANGPISQKSQPITLMQLLNKTQQHVAQQQQQLAEQMHPPNFNHAGPLGPTQHPHQAQMQHENLLKVLQIQQQQKQRQQQQSDMLSMMMGGQRMLGMSPLPPDMQMMVNNAPSSRELLQRPEAQAIIQGLQQGEITQQHLVQQLQNPAMQHRHREVLVNILKMYSGATPRTVSPHPSAPTPQDHILQQMLYQQQQQQQQQQQQQKRIPSPLNNGRPIVKGGGGGNQFQYSGNADYQQQQQQQQQQRQQQQQQQRAAVGAYGNLARSKHTMASPLSHVPNPAQFNLPPNSIIGQRSNSVNNQLKQSQQVQSHLSSIQQQRTVNPQLQQLVMNQNYNSARTDGRAMQSQPLNIPVGRQPSPSLGFMGSNGGDLSPTSNQLARWFSPELLAQARAGKLPELGQTNVVSLEELERLQHASTTVHN, encoded by the exons GAGATGAAGCGATAATATCGATGTCTGTGGCAGGCGAAGTGACTGATACTTCTATTGTGGAAGTGGGCAGATCTCGACCTCAGTTTCAATATACTCGG GAGGAACTGATGGAAATGAAAACTCAACCTCTATCCAAGCGTAGGCCAGATTGTTTGGATTCCGCTTACAATAA TTCACGAGGCGTTTGGGACCCTGAGCGTTGGCATCTTGATAGAAAGCGAAGTGAAACTCCTCCTGACGATGACAGAAATGGACGCGGGGATCAAGTGATTGAAAATCATAGTAAACGTCGCAGCGGTGATTTTCGGGAACGAATCCGTAAGGAGTCGGATGGTATAGTGCTGAGTCCTCAACGCCGAAATTTTAACTCTGGATGCTTTGTCAATGTAAGCCAGCTGCCAACTCGGCGTCCAGAGAGCCCGATTAGCAAGCCAGAG CAGGTTGGGCATCGGGAACAAGTGCGTCGTATAGGTTCTGGTCGCATACTGACGCGAGACGTCTGGGACTTCAGACCTGATACAGAGAAACTTGAGCCTGATCGCCCGGAATTTAGCTTCAGATCTGGAGCAACAGGTGGAGCACCACTTCGAGACAGAGATGTTAGGGACGCTCGCGATGTGGGAAGGGATCGTGAAGGACTTAGAGACAGAGACCGAGATCGTGATAATATCAGGGAACGGGATGAAAGATTTGAAAGGCGTTCATTTACCAGAGACTTTGGTGATCGTGACCGAGATCGTGAACGTGACCGGATGGACAGAAGTGATCGACACGATCGCAGTCACCAGATGGATCGCGACAAGGATCGTGGTCGTGACAGAAGGTTTGGAAATGACCGAAGGCGAACTTACAGTGACAATAGAGAAATCGACGAACCAGAGTGGTTTAGTTCAGGGCCGACGTCTCAGCACGACACCATCGAACTTCGTGGTTTTGAAGATATCCCTGAAGATAGAGCGctcaacaataacaatatgAAAGGTAAAAAGCAGTCACCTGCTCAGAAGAAACGGAGCAAGAAAAACTCGTTGGACAAAGatgagaaacaaattgataacACATCTGGGCCCAAGGGACGCAGCACACCCACACTAACCGATCAGCCAGCCAATTTAGCTCCAGCTCCACACTCGCCGATATCTGAACAAAACGATCTCTTGTCTTCCCCCGATTCTAAAGAGAAGCCTGACGCAGGGCAGAACTCAATTGCTACATCAAAATCGGCTAACGACAGTGGAGATGCTAACATGGCACAGACTAATAACCATCCAGATTTTAATCTCGATGATTTTCTCAAGTCTGACACCTTCCCTGGGGTTCATGGTCTTTTGACT AATGGCGTTGGATCGAGCAGTGGAACCGGATCACGCTTTAGCCAATGGTTCAAGAGGGAAAGTCCAGTCCAACAAATAGACAGCCGCCGAGCTTCAATACAGGATGAACTACTGAATAATTTGCTCAATGATATTACTGAACCAAACATTCAAATCCCTTCTGTCACAGAGTCCAATACCCACTTTGCTCCTATTTCACCCGCCAACACAACTAATAATACAACCTCAACGACAGGAGTTAAACTGCTTGAAATGTTGCAACGAGGTAACAAGCCGAATCAAAATGGCCAAGGTGATGCTGCCAACACTGTTGTAccgttgatgaaaaattcttctctCAAAGATATGG AGGTTGGCGGAAAGGTTGTGCACAGCTTGGAGGAATTAGAAGCCCGCATGAGGGGAAATACAGCTCCACTGTCAACGGTTGTTGAACCGCCTAGAGTGACTAAAAGCGACGAAGATCTCTCtgctttcaaaaaattg TTGGCTCAAGTCACTGGTGGACAAGCTGTTCCGGCGGCAAATGGTCCGATCTCACAAAAATCTCAACCTATCACACTAATGCAG CTATTGAACAAGACGCAGCAGCACGTCgctcaacaacaacaacaacttgcCGAACAAATGCACCCACCGAATTTCAATCATGCTGGACCTCTTGGCCCAACACAGCATCCCCACCAAGCCCAAATGCAGCATGAGAATTTGCTCAAGGTATTGCAGATCCAG CAACAACAAAAACAGAGACAGCAACAGCAGAGCGATATGTTGTCCATGATGATGGGAGGTCAGCGTATGCTTGGCATGAGTCCATTGCCTCCAGACATGCAAATGATGGTTAATAATGCGCCGTCCAGCAGGGAACTCTTACAACGACCAGAGGCTCAGGCAATCATACAAGGCCTGCAGCAGGGTGAAATCACTCAGCAACATCTGGTTCAACAACTGCAG aaTCCTGCAATGCAGCATCGTCATCGAGAAGTCTTGGTTAACATACTAAAGATGTACAGTGGCGCTACACCCCGAACTGTTAGTCCTCATCCAAGCGCACCTACGCCTCAAGATCACATATTACAGCAGATGCTCTatcagcaacaacagcagcagcaacaacaacaacagcaacagaaAAGAATTCCGTCACCACTGAATAATG GTCGGCCTATAGTGAaaggtggtggtggtggaaaTCAATTTCAGTACAGTGGTAACGCGGATTaccaacagcagcagcaacaacaacaacaacaaagacagcaacaacagcaacaacaaagAGCTGCAGTCGGAGCGTATGGGAATTTGGCCCGTTCAAAACACACAATGGCATCACCGTTGTCCCATGTACCCAACCCTGCGCAGTTCAATCTCCCACCCAACTCCATAATTGGCCAACGATCGAATTCTGTTAATAATCAACTTAAGCAATCGCAACAAGTCCAGTCTCATCTATCCAGTATACAGCAACAGCGAACAGTGAATCCTCAGCTGCAGCAACTCGTTATGAATCAAAACTACAACTCTGCTCGTACTG aTGGACGAGCAATGCAATCGCAGCCATTGAATATTCCTGTCGGTCGTCAGCCATCCCCCAGTCTTGGATTTATGGGTAGCAATGGCGGGGATCTCTCGCCAACTTCAAACCAGTTAGCTCGATGGTTTAGCCCAGAATTACTAGCGCAAGCTCGTGCCGGAAAACTACCGGAATTGGGACAAACAAACGTCGTTTCATTAGAGGAGTTGGAGAGGCTTCAGCATGCCTCGACGACAGTTCACaattaa